A genomic stretch from Embleya scabrispora includes:
- a CDS encoding aKG-HExxH-type peptide beta-hydroxylase, producing the protein MRFLNVGHNAETVARFAHAVNGRHVADAAELGPAYRRALAGLRPYAPPGSGVDISHEDGKWADHCRSSGILEDVFAAPRATDGPTRKMYEAHVHEAFAHVRSLDPNLHRIIELLVTDIVLLDSGVGGGSVNTLPGVIVMSPGEAWDVPRYAECLVHEAMHTALFVTDTVYGLFSLTSRELEDERYHALSAVKVGEMRPLDRAFHAAGVALPLMYLQHLRGVTPLDSYTESFREVCRSLGRVREHFSDYGRLLLDEMTRWADAEPLDFDHLAHAISSMEYANYRPVAA; encoded by the coding sequence GTGCGTTTCCTCAACGTCGGCCACAACGCCGAAACCGTGGCCCGTTTCGCTCACGCCGTCAATGGCCGGCACGTCGCGGACGCGGCCGAGCTGGGCCCGGCCTACCGCAGGGCCCTGGCCGGGTTGCGCCCCTACGCGCCGCCCGGGAGCGGTGTCGACATCTCCCATGAAGACGGCAAATGGGCCGACCACTGCCGTTCCTCGGGCATCCTCGAGGATGTCTTCGCCGCCCCCCGGGCCACCGACGGTCCGACCCGCAAGATGTACGAAGCACATGTTCACGAGGCATTCGCGCACGTCCGCTCCCTCGACCCGAACCTGCACCGCATCATCGAGTTGCTCGTCACCGACATCGTGCTTCTCGACAGCGGGGTCGGCGGCGGCAGCGTCAACACGCTGCCCGGAGTGATCGTCATGAGCCCCGGCGAGGCATGGGACGTGCCCAGATACGCCGAGTGCCTCGTGCACGAGGCCATGCACACCGCGCTGTTCGTCACCGACACGGTCTACGGCCTCTTCTCCCTGACCTCGCGCGAGTTGGAGGACGAGAGGTACCACGCGCTGTCCGCGGTGAAGGTCGGCGAGATGCGTCCGCTCGATCGGGCCTTCCACGCCGCAGGAGTCGCGCTGCCGCTGATGTATCTGCAGCACCTGCGCGGCGTCACGCCCCTCGACTCGTACACCGAGTCCTTCCGGGAGGTGTGTCGGTCGCTGGGGCGTGTGCGCGAGCACTTCAGCGACTACGGAAGACTGCTGCTGGACGAGATGACCCGGTGGGCCGACGCCGAACCGCTCGACTTCGATCACCTCGCCCACGCCATCTCCTCGATGGAGTACGCCAACTATCGGCCGGTTGCCGCCTGA
- a CDS encoding DUF5670 family protein → MIPLLVVLLLALILFGAGFALKALWWIAVIVLVVWALGFVLRSAGSGGRRARWYRW, encoded by the coding sequence ATGATTCCCCTGCTGGTAGTCCTGCTTCTTGCCCTGATCCTTTTCGGTGCCGGTTTCGCGTTGAAGGCCCTGTGGTGGATCGCCGTGATTGTCCTGGTCGTATGGGCGCTCGGGTTCGTGCTCCGCTCGGCCGGCAGCGGCGGCCGCCGTGCCCGTTGGTACCGCTGGTAG
- a CDS encoding carbonic anhydrase, whose protein sequence is MTEIHTLTPHDAFELLMAGNRRFVSDTPEHPNQDAARRTETAPAQNPFAVVFGCSDSRLAAEIIFDRGLGDLFVVRTAGHVAGTEVLGSIEFGVSVLDAPLVVVLGHDSCGAVAAARSALEDGRTPGGFVRDVVERVTPSVLAARAAGRERAEEILAVHIENTVDLLLERSRVLAEAVAAGRLGVVGLSYRLADGSAQLVATRGLDATTPTTP, encoded by the coding sequence ATGACGGAGATTCACACCCTGACGCCTCACGACGCCTTCGAACTGCTCATGGCCGGTAACCGGCGCTTCGTCTCGGACACCCCCGAGCACCCCAACCAGGACGCCGCACGCCGCACCGAGACCGCACCGGCCCAGAACCCCTTCGCGGTGGTGTTCGGATGCTCCGACTCCCGGCTCGCCGCCGAGATCATCTTCGACCGGGGGCTGGGGGATCTTTTCGTGGTTCGTACCGCCGGGCATGTCGCCGGTACGGAGGTCCTCGGCTCCATCGAATTCGGCGTGAGCGTCCTCGACGCGCCGCTGGTCGTCGTCCTGGGCCACGACTCGTGCGGCGCCGTCGCCGCGGCCCGCTCCGCCCTGGAGGACGGGCGCACACCGGGCGGTTTCGTCCGAGACGTTGTCGAACGCGTGACCCCGAGTGTGCTGGCGGCCCGCGCCGCGGGACGCGAGCGGGCCGAGGAGATCCTGGCCGTGCACATCGAGAACACCGTGGACCTCCTGCTGGAGCGCTCCCGCGTCCTGGCCGAGGCGGTGGCCGCCGGCCGCCTCGGCGTGGTGGGCCTGTCCTACCGGCTCGCGGACGGCAGCGCACAACTCGTCGCCACCCGCGGCCTCGACGCGACGACTCCCACCACGCCCTGA
- a CDS encoding thiamine pyrophosphate-binding protein translates to MSHHETPAVPSWTVARYLLHRLRQLGITHLFGVPGDHLGPFLDAMEAEGHVAWVGTPTEGGAGQAADAYARVHGIGAAAVTYSVGAFGLLNAVGGCDVEYVPLIAINASPRYEQWQNHRAVGLLSAHMGRRPESNLDVFRQVTCDTQAISNPGLAPLQIDTALTACLSECRPVYLEILEDLWDAPCAEPVGTIERRERPLTPGGETMLEDAVEAILEFIESNRVGDRPRPILWVGEEIDRFRLGDSLISLLEETGIPYCTTIGAKAVVSENLRRFVGVYNGDATDPAVRRIFKEWADCRIGLGSWTTSGNLSGERTVGTDWSVAAHGGISVGTTYFPDVRLALLVPALRDALVARYGRGGLEADYYADARAAGLEVPGNTAAFRASVTSGDTPPGDLTYDGLFARVNGFLTTRPDDTWTVLVDTGFAQAASINLRLSAGRYLSQNSWLSIGWTIGAAVGAVLGHGEEQPTRPMVFAGDGAFQETCQEISTHTRLGLRSVVFILDNENFYGIEQMLIDPCYYKKPYPPGDAAGYNVLHPWNYDRLAEVFHTDKTPVTGITISDGRALDALFDRLADPTDAINAGPILVRLRLDRHDFPHAYADTVAACGQRARRPRPERLRRRVGRRSDDR, encoded by the coding sequence ATGAGCCATCACGAAACCCCAGCCGTGCCGTCCTGGACGGTGGCCCGCTACCTGCTCCACCGGCTGCGCCAACTGGGCATCACCCACCTGTTCGGGGTCCCGGGCGACCACCTGGGCCCGTTTCTGGACGCCATGGAGGCCGAGGGGCACGTGGCGTGGGTCGGCACCCCCACGGAGGGTGGCGCCGGTCAAGCGGCCGACGCCTACGCCCGTGTGCACGGGATCGGGGCGGCGGCGGTCACCTACAGCGTCGGCGCCTTCGGCCTGCTGAACGCCGTCGGCGGCTGCGATGTCGAATACGTGCCACTGATCGCGATCAACGCCTCGCCGAGATACGAGCAGTGGCAGAACCACCGCGCGGTCGGCCTGCTCTCCGCACACATGGGCCGCCGCCCCGAGAGCAACCTGGACGTGTTCCGGCAGGTCACCTGCGACACGCAAGCGATCTCCAACCCGGGTCTGGCGCCCCTCCAGATCGACACCGCGCTGACCGCCTGCCTGTCCGAGTGCCGCCCCGTCTACCTGGAGATCCTGGAAGACCTCTGGGACGCCCCCTGCGCAGAGCCCGTCGGCACGATCGAACGCCGGGAACGCCCCCTGACGCCGGGCGGCGAGACCATGCTCGAGGACGCGGTGGAGGCGATCCTCGAATTCATCGAGAGCAACCGCGTCGGCGACCGCCCGCGCCCGATCCTGTGGGTGGGCGAGGAGATCGACCGCTTCCGGCTCGGGGATTCGCTGATCTCGTTGCTGGAGGAGACCGGGATTCCGTACTGCACGACCATCGGCGCCAAGGCCGTCGTCTCGGAGAACCTTCGCCGATTCGTCGGGGTGTACAACGGCGACGCCACCGATCCCGCGGTCCGCCGGATCTTCAAGGAATGGGCCGACTGCCGCATCGGCCTGGGCAGTTGGACCACCTCGGGCAACCTCTCGGGGGAGCGCACCGTCGGCACCGACTGGTCGGTGGCGGCACACGGCGGCATCAGCGTCGGCACCACGTATTTCCCCGACGTGCGGTTGGCCCTGCTCGTTCCGGCGCTGCGTGACGCGCTGGTGGCCAGGTACGGGCGCGGCGGGCTCGAAGCGGACTACTATGCCGACGCCCGGGCGGCGGGGCTCGAGGTGCCGGGGAACACCGCCGCCTTCCGGGCGTCGGTCACCAGTGGGGATACGCCGCCCGGCGACCTGACCTATGACGGCCTGTTCGCGCGGGTCAACGGCTTTTTGACGACCCGGCCGGACGACACCTGGACGGTCCTGGTGGACACGGGCTTCGCACAGGCGGCCTCGATCAACCTGCGTCTGTCCGCAGGCCGCTACCTCTCCCAGAACAGCTGGTTGTCGATCGGCTGGACGATCGGCGCAGCCGTCGGCGCCGTCCTGGGCCATGGAGAGGAACAGCCCACCCGACCCATGGTGTTCGCCGGAGACGGCGCCTTCCAGGAGACCTGCCAGGAGATCTCCACGCACACCCGCCTGGGATTGCGATCGGTGGTCTTCATCCTCGACAACGAGAACTTCTACGGCATCGAACAGATGCTGATCGATCCGTGCTACTACAAGAAGCCTTACCCGCCCGGCGACGCCGCCGGCTACAACGTCCTGCACCCATGGAACTACGACCGCCTTGCCGAGGTTTTCCACACCGACAAGACACCCGTCACCGGCATCACGATCTCCGACGGCCGCGCACTCGACGCGCTCTTCGACCGGCTCGCCGACCCGACCGACGCGATCAACGCGGGCCCGATCCTGGTGCGACTGCGCCTCGACCGCCACGACTTCCCGCATGCCTACGCGGACACGGTCGCCGCATGCGGGCAAAGGGCGCGCCGGCCGCGTCCCGAACGGCTGCGCCGACGCGTCGGGCGACGGTCGGATGACCGGTGA
- a CDS encoding excalibur calcium-binding domain-containing protein: protein MTHTTQPQPTPAGRPWHTRTGWIVLLLVVFAPVGILLLYRAGIWQATRRHIVSAVAAVWFVVLLVAGTSGGSDDKDADTPSAPAAVVSTTPTTPAGSAPPTTPTPQDKSSAPTGTSPRTTEPAVPATTKPSPATSRPAAVSYRNCAQVKAAGAAPIHRGDPGYGPHLDKDGDGTACES, encoded by the coding sequence ATGACGCACACAACGCAGCCCCAACCGACACCGGCCGGCCGGCCCTGGCACACCAGGACGGGCTGGATCGTCCTGCTCCTGGTCGTGTTCGCGCCCGTCGGCATCCTCCTCCTCTACCGCGCCGGCATATGGCAGGCGACCAGGCGTCACATCGTCAGCGCGGTCGCGGCCGTGTGGTTCGTGGTCCTGCTCGTCGCGGGCACCTCCGGCGGCTCCGACGACAAGGACGCGGACACGCCGTCGGCGCCCGCCGCCGTGGTGAGCACCACGCCCACGACACCCGCGGGTTCCGCGCCGCCGACCACACCCACGCCCCAGGACAAATCGTCCGCGCCGACCGGCACATCGCCGCGAACCACCGAGCCCGCGGTCCCGGCCACGACGAAACCGTCGCCGGCCACGTCGCGACCGGCCGCCGTCAGCTACAGGAACTGCGCGCAGGTCAAGGCCGCAGGCGCCGCGCCGATCCACCGGGGCGACCCCGGCTACGGCCCCCACCTCGACAAGGACGGAGACGGCACCGCCTGCGAGAGCTGA
- a CDS encoding carotenoid oxygenase family protein, which translates to MNKPYLTGHYTPVTDEVTATSLVVEGTLPAELTGRLLRASHNPKPGVVPTHWFKGSGMVHGIRLRDGNAEWYRNRWVRTPALDGAPYITEQGPDFRVSTAGTHVIEHGGRLLALCESALPYELTPELDTIGAYDFGGRLHSSMTAHPKENPVTGELHFFASSPFPPFLTHHVVGADGALVQSQEIPGASAALKHDFAITEHHVVFLEGSVTFDPTEHSGIPYAWSDAQRCRIGVLPQGDGGAAEVRWFDIEAGFGMHFANAYEDVLGRIVIEGVTVDRDGWQRSWNWWVGAPGRGAEPVAGSTGRRWVVDPGAGTAREERTDDLNVEFPTINETRLGRVHRYQYALAFPDDQGIGNHTLVKYDRATGERWLRPVGVGQLPSEAVFVGAADAVDEDHGYLLTVVSDLISDESRLLVLDARDLTATPVATVHLPRRVPAMIHGSWIPDPN; encoded by the coding sequence ATGAACAAGCCCTACCTGACCGGTCACTACACCCCGGTCACCGACGAGGTCACCGCCACTTCCCTGGTGGTCGAAGGCACCCTCCCGGCCGAGTTGACCGGTCGGCTGCTGCGCGCGAGTCACAACCCCAAGCCGGGCGTTGTCCCGACACACTGGTTCAAGGGCAGCGGCATGGTGCACGGCATCCGGCTGCGGGACGGGAACGCCGAGTGGTACCGCAACCGCTGGGTGCGCACTCCGGCCCTGGACGGCGCGCCCTACATCACGGAGCAGGGCCCGGACTTCAGGGTCAGCACCGCCGGCACCCACGTCATCGAACACGGCGGGCGGTTGCTCGCGCTGTGCGAGTCCGCGCTGCCCTACGAACTGACGCCCGAGCTCGACACGATCGGCGCGTACGACTTCGGCGGTCGGCTCCACTCCTCCATGACCGCGCACCCGAAGGAAAATCCGGTCACCGGCGAACTGCACTTCTTCGCGTCGTCGCCATTCCCGCCGTTCCTCACCCACCATGTCGTCGGCGCGGACGGCGCTCTGGTGCAGAGCCAGGAAATCCCGGGCGCGTCGGCCGCGCTCAAGCACGACTTCGCGATCACCGAGCACCACGTCGTCTTCCTCGAGGGGTCGGTCACCTTCGACCCGACCGAGCACTCCGGCATCCCGTACGCCTGGAGCGATGCCCAGCGGTGCCGCATCGGGGTCCTGCCGCAGGGCGACGGCGGCGCGGCGGAAGTGCGCTGGTTCGACATCGAGGCCGGCTTCGGCATGCACTTCGCCAACGCCTACGAGGACGTTCTCGGCCGGATCGTCATCGAAGGCGTCACGGTCGACCGTGACGGCTGGCAGCGCTCGTGGAACTGGTGGGTGGGCGCACCCGGTCGCGGGGCGGAGCCGGTCGCCGGTTCCACAGGCCGCCGTTGGGTGGTCGATCCCGGCGCCGGAACCGCACGGGAGGAGCGGACCGACGACCTGAACGTCGAATTCCCCACCATCAACGAGACTCGCCTCGGCCGTGTCCATCGCTACCAGTACGCCCTCGCCTTCCCCGACGATCAGGGCATCGGCAACCACACCCTGGTGAAGTACGACCGCGCCACCGGGGAGCGCTGGTTGCGCCCCGTCGGGGTCGGCCAACTCCCCAGCGAGGCGGTCTTCGTCGGCGCCGCCGACGCGGTGGACGAGGACCACGGCTACCTCCTGACCGTCGTCAGCGACCTCATTTCCGACGAATCGCGACTCCTGGTCCTCGACGCGCGCGACCTGACCGCGACCCCGGTCGCCACCGTGCACCTGCCGCGCCGGGTCCCGGCCATGATCCACGGATCCTGGATCCCCGACCCGAATTGA
- a CDS encoding glyoxalase: protein MQANETTVPMMPCVAVEETAEFFQVLGFRVTYKQTKPYVYLSLEWSGLELHFRKPPKGLDPAEENSGGCLVWVDAVAPYHDAFTRALRAAYGKVPLTGRPRITRFRPGASRFTLIDPSGNQIAFVQRDEPKELEYGGSRQLRGLARVLDNARIYRDFKHDDRAALRIVEVGLRKHGATATDFERALALATLVDLANVIDERAGIKGGSPS, encoded by the coding sequence ATGCAGGCCAACGAGACGACCGTGCCGATGATGCCTTGCGTGGCGGTGGAGGAGACGGCCGAGTTCTTTCAGGTGCTCGGTTTCCGGGTCACCTACAAACAGACCAAGCCCTACGTCTATCTCTCGCTCGAATGGAGCGGTTTGGAACTGCACTTTCGCAAGCCGCCCAAGGGTCTGGACCCGGCCGAGGAGAACAGCGGCGGGTGCCTGGTCTGGGTCGACGCCGTGGCGCCTTACCACGACGCTTTCACGCGGGCCCTGCGCGCGGCCTATGGCAAGGTTCCGCTGACCGGTCGACCGCGCATCACCCGCTTCCGGCCGGGGGCGAGTCGTTTCACGCTGATCGATCCTTCCGGCAACCAGATCGCGTTCGTCCAGCGCGACGAGCCGAAGGAACTGGAGTACGGCGGTTCGCGACAACTCCGAGGGTTGGCCCGGGTTCTCGACAACGCGCGCATCTACCGCGACTTCAAGCACGACGATCGTGCGGCATTGCGGATCGTCGAAGTCGGCCTGCGCAAACACGGCGCGACCGCAACGGACTTCGAACGGGCGCTGGCCTTGGCGACACTCGTCGACCTGGCGAACGTCATCGACGAACGCGCGGGAATCAAGGGTGGATCACCGAGCTGA
- a CDS encoding ETX/MTX2 family pore-forming toxin: MAFHLHVAAAKRKEHCKAFGSGKEIHHVTDKEANSFKLTGSAIKEGFGKILEGKPDHVYWRDEHYKTFGWTVPSTTLILAKSEIIGIDTKPVIVKEQTFTNDSSKAGDFNASVQDSVTCSVSDTWTQSNRVDVGQTFNYQVEFLGTGGGGSTQLTYSHEWGHSKTETKDITVGSQSGVTVTLQPHQSVVAELSASRGTLKARFTFHATVSGDLIGYFNEKHKGHWWWCAPINEVLQWAKLPTTLTITQEVDVDYYCNGEVRLKDKDHKLLAYFPFGVRAGG, translated from the coding sequence ATGGCGTTCCATTTGCACGTTGCCGCAGCCAAGCGCAAGGAGCACTGCAAGGCCTTCGGAAGCGGGAAGGAGATCCACCACGTCACCGACAAGGAGGCCAATTCCTTCAAGCTCACCGGGTCGGCCATCAAGGAGGGATTCGGGAAGATCCTCGAAGGTAAACCCGACCACGTCTACTGGCGCGACGAACATTACAAGACCTTTGGCTGGACCGTTCCCAGCACGACGCTGATCCTGGCCAAGTCCGAGATCATCGGCATCGACACGAAGCCGGTCATCGTGAAGGAGCAGACCTTTACCAACGATTCGTCCAAAGCCGGCGACTTCAACGCGTCCGTCCAGGACAGTGTGACCTGCAGCGTGAGCGACACCTGGACCCAGAGCAACAGGGTCGACGTCGGCCAGACCTTCAATTACCAGGTCGAATTCCTCGGAACCGGAGGCGGAGGGTCGACACAGTTGACCTACTCCCACGAGTGGGGACACAGCAAGACGGAGACCAAGGACATCACCGTCGGATCGCAGAGCGGGGTCACTGTCACCCTGCAACCGCACCAGTCGGTCGTCGCCGAACTCTCCGCAAGCCGCGGAACCCTAAAGGCGAGGTTCACGTTCCATGCGACCGTCAGCGGAGACCTGATCGGCTATTTCAACGAAAAGCACAAAGGCCACTGGTGGTGGTGCGCCCCCATCAACGAGGTCCTGCAGTGGGCGAAGCTGCCCACCACGTTGACCATCACCCAGGAAGTCGACGTCGACTACTACTGCAACGGGGAAGTCAGGCTGAAGGACAAGGACCACAAGTTGCTCGCCTACTTCCCGTTCGGCGTACGTGCGGGCGGGTAG
- a CDS encoding glycosyltransferase family A protein → MRIPATELRRLLAPIVSGTGRVPGATPARGPARLTVGICTYDDFDGAWFTIASLLLHHGEVMPVTEILLIDNNPEGAAAGVLKSLEAGVPNLRYVPVTTVRSTAVKHMVFPLAAGEIVVVLDSHVLLVAGALRAVLDYFDRRPGCRDLVQGPLLHDDAVTVCGTHLTPVWSDGMHGQWAVDDRAKDPAAGEFDIPMQGTGVFACRRDAWPGLSTRFRGFGCEEGYLHEKIRRNGGRTVCLPALRWLHRFERPSGVPYRLAWEDHLRNYLIAWSELGWDTGPVLRHFGEHMAPESVRSVHDAVGVELAHPAALFDGALYPVELGRGRPAPTAESPEPGTSARPPVPCGVAVAAVAHGDPQVAELLTHRRLLIHAHLHGWDSVLVADSLRTLSACTHERLRCEHAPHPDLAVHVPEVNRRGNGGTTGMIVAYRRAAYRSVLAELPAGPRTARRWLDRNGPVPAWLASKAAEAAGGL, encoded by the coding sequence ATGCGCATCCCGGCCACTGAACTGCGCAGGCTTCTCGCTCCCATCGTGTCCGGGACGGGCCGCGTTCCCGGGGCGACTCCCGCCAGGGGGCCGGCCCGGTTGACCGTGGGGATCTGCACCTACGACGACTTCGACGGCGCGTGGTTCACCATCGCCTCGCTGCTGCTCCACCACGGCGAGGTGATGCCGGTGACCGAGATTCTGCTGATCGACAACAACCCGGAGGGAGCGGCGGCGGGCGTCCTGAAGTCGCTGGAGGCCGGTGTGCCGAACCTGCGTTACGTCCCGGTGACCACGGTGCGTTCCACGGCCGTCAAGCACATGGTGTTCCCGCTCGCCGCGGGCGAGATCGTCGTCGTCCTGGACAGCCACGTGCTGTTGGTCGCCGGTGCCCTGCGGGCGGTGCTCGACTACTTCGACCGGCGTCCGGGCTGCCGCGACCTGGTGCAGGGGCCGCTGCTGCACGACGATGCGGTGACCGTGTGCGGCACGCACTTGACACCCGTGTGGTCCGACGGGATGCACGGCCAGTGGGCGGTGGACGACCGGGCGAAGGACCCGGCGGCCGGGGAGTTCGACATCCCGATGCAGGGCACGGGGGTATTCGCCTGCCGTCGTGACGCCTGGCCCGGCTTGAGTACCCGCTTCCGGGGCTTCGGATGCGAAGAGGGCTATCTGCACGAGAAGATCCGCCGCAACGGCGGGCGCACCGTGTGCCTGCCCGCACTGCGCTGGCTGCATCGCTTCGAGCGCCCCTCCGGTGTCCCCTACCGTCTCGCCTGGGAGGACCACCTGCGCAACTACCTCATCGCGTGGAGCGAACTCGGCTGGGATACGGGTCCGGTCCTGCGGCACTTCGGCGAACACATGGCACCGGAGTCCGTCCGGTCCGTCCACGACGCCGTGGGCGTCGAACTCGCACACCCGGCGGCCCTTTTCGACGGCGCGCTCTACCCGGTGGAGCTTGGTCGGGGCCGGCCGGCGCCCACTGCCGAATCTCCGGAGCCGGGCACGAGCGCGCGCCCACCCGTGCCCTGCGGCGTCGCCGTGGCCGCGGTTGCCCACGGCGACCCCCAGGTCGCCGAGCTGCTGACGCACCGTCGGCTTTTGATCCATGCCCATCTCCACGGCTGGGACAGCGTCCTGGTTGCGGACAGCCTCCGGACCCTGTCCGCCTGTACGCACGAGAGATTGCGGTGCGAGCACGCGCCGCATCCCGACCTGGCCGTCCACGTCCCGGAGGTGAACCGCCGGGGCAACGGTGGGACTACGGGGATGATCGTCGCCTACCGGCGCGCCGCCTATCGGTCGGTCCTGGCCGAGCTGCCTGCGGGCCCGCGGACCGCGAGGCGTTGGCTCGACCGGAACGGACCCGTGCCCGCGTGGCTCGCATCCAAGGCGGCCGAGGCCGCCGGTGGCTTGTGA
- a CDS encoding sulfite exporter TauE/SafE family protein, with translation MTTDDAFAPIRSTHPTPVVFGAGAAIGVLGGMIGLGGAEFRLPLLIGLFGFAALSAVILNKAMSLVVVLVALPSRLAAVSAAEVGSHWPVAVNLLGGSLLGAWVGASWAVRMRSTTLYKVLAALMVLMAAALLVTHADTLGTPEMSRWARVLCGVATGFGIGIVAAIMGVAGGELLIPTIVLLFAVDIKTAGSLSLLVSLPTMLVAFARYSRDGSFAVLRANLRFTLVMAAGSTVGALGGGLLLGVFPDVVLIPALAAILLVSAVKLARHD, from the coding sequence GTGACCACTGACGATGCCTTCGCGCCCATACGTTCGACGCATCCGACGCCCGTGGTGTTCGGCGCGGGCGCGGCCATCGGCGTCCTGGGCGGGATGATCGGGCTGGGCGGCGCGGAGTTCCGCCTTCCCCTGCTGATCGGCCTGTTCGGGTTCGCCGCGCTGTCGGCGGTGATCTTGAACAAGGCGATGAGCCTGGTCGTCGTCCTGGTGGCCCTGCCCTCCCGACTGGCGGCGGTGTCCGCCGCCGAAGTGGGGTCGCACTGGCCGGTCGCGGTCAACCTGCTGGGGGGAAGCCTGCTGGGCGCGTGGGTCGGGGCGTCCTGGGCGGTCCGCATGCGCAGCACCACCCTCTACAAGGTGCTCGCCGCCTTGATGGTGCTCATGGCAGCAGCCCTGCTGGTCACCCACGCCGACACCCTGGGAACGCCGGAGATGTCGCGATGGGCGCGGGTGCTCTGCGGCGTCGCGACCGGGTTCGGCATCGGGATCGTCGCGGCGATCATGGGCGTCGCCGGCGGGGAACTGCTGATCCCCACGATCGTGCTGCTGTTCGCCGTCGACATCAAAACCGCCGGCAGCCTGTCCCTGCTGGTCTCCCTGCCGACCATGCTGGTCGCCTTCGCCCGCTACAGCCGCGACGGAAGCTTCGCGGTGCTGCGCGCCAACCTCCGCTTCACCCTCGTCATGGCCGCGGGCTCGACCGTCGGGGCCCTGGGCGGCGGGCTCCTGCTCGGTGTGTTCCCAGACGTCGTCCTCATCCCCGCCCTGGCCGCGATCCTGCTGGTTTCCGCGGTCAAACTCGCCCGGCACGACTGA
- a CDS encoding DUF4239 domain-containing protein translates to MLLVIVVAVCALLVGLAANRFLRPRLLKEDDGTGMAVKDLVGPLLTLTVLLLAFVLVTANGSYGKAEVATRGEARALDQLVETADYAPPAQRDRIQADAVCYARAVRHREWAAMGDGHGSKAPSVWSADFRATFAQLQGQPVFGMLVSADNKRSEERDERLTQASASIPSAVLWFLLATLTVTVIALGICLPRRNNTAQVIVLCVITALLTTALCIIRDVDRPFGGIIDVKPTAIAEIEGQAHRDFLNDNPDGRLPCDDHGNRTNTGA, encoded by the coding sequence GTGCTCCTGGTCATCGTCGTCGCCGTGTGTGCCCTGCTGGTCGGCTTGGCCGCCAACCGCTTCCTGCGCCCGCGCCTGCTCAAGGAGGACGACGGGACGGGAATGGCCGTCAAGGACCTCGTCGGCCCGCTGCTCACCCTCACGGTGCTGCTGCTCGCGTTCGTCCTGGTCACCGCGAACGGCTCGTACGGCAAGGCCGAGGTCGCCACCCGCGGCGAGGCCCGCGCCCTGGACCAACTCGTCGAGACCGCCGACTACGCCCCACCCGCCCAACGCGACCGCATCCAGGCCGACGCCGTCTGCTACGCCCGCGCGGTGCGCCACCGGGAATGGGCCGCCATGGGCGACGGCCACGGCTCCAAGGCCCCCAGCGTCTGGTCGGCCGACTTCCGGGCGACGTTCGCCCAACTCCAGGGCCAGCCCGTCTTCGGCATGCTCGTCTCCGCCGACAACAAACGCTCCGAGGAACGCGACGAACGCCTCACCCAGGCATCCGCCAGCATCCCGAGTGCCGTCCTGTGGTTCCTCCTCGCCACCCTCACCGTCACCGTCATCGCCCTGGGCATCTGCCTGCCCCGCCGCAACAACACCGCCCAGGTGATCGTCCTGTGCGTCATCACCGCGCTGCTGACCACAGCCCTGTGCATCATCCGCGACGTCGACCGCCCCTTCGGCGGCATCATCGACGTCAAGCCCACCGCCATCGCCGAGATCGAAGGCCAGGCCCACCGCGACTTCCTCAACGACAACCCCGACGGCCGACTCCCCTGCGACGACCACGGCAACCGCACCAACACCGGCGCCTGA